The Leadbetterella byssophila DSM 17132 DNA window CACTTCAGCTAGGGCCTCATTGTAGAGCTTTCCCATCTCTAAGCTGATGATCTTAGCGTATTCTAATTTTCGATATTCCAGTACTTCCGCAAATCTTACTATAAGTTGCTGCCTTTCTGCTAAGGACTTGTTTTTCCAGGTAGAAAAAACCTGATGAGCTTTTTCTACTTTTTGAAGCGGAGCAGCATCTTCTTCATATTCTGCAACTACCTCCCCGCTATAAGGATAAATACTTTTAAACATTATACGTTAAATCTTGAAGTGTGGTGTTTTCATACACGGTTAAATTGGCGTCACGAATTTGCTGCATTAAAGGTCTGATTTTGCAGGCTTCTTCGCTTGAGCAGTCTTCACATTTGTCGTAAAAATGTAAGGACACACAAAGTAGGGGAGCTATAGGTCCATCTATTACCCTAATGATTCTCGCAATTTTTACTTCAGCCGGAGGTAATTTCAATAGATATCCTCCTCCCTTTCCTTTTTGGCTTTGAAGTATACCGTTATTCCGTAATTCCAGTAAGATGGCTTCTAGAAACTTTTTAGGTATGTTTTCTGTTTCTGAAATTTCACTAATCAGTAAAGGTTTTCTGGTTTCATAATTGAGCGTTAGACGCGTCAATGCTTTTAGGGCGTACTTAGCTTTTTTCGAGATCATACATTCGCTTTGTTCGGTGAACGGTATTTACAAAATTAGTGGGTTTTACCAAGATAAAAAACCGTTATTTGCTTAAATTGCCAATGTATTTTTTAGGGCTATAAAGCCCATTTCCATTTTGAAGAAGATTAGATTACACAAACCTTTGGTTAGAGGTATCCTGGAAGCCTTACAATCGGCTGAAACCAAAAAAGTAGACCACGTATTGCCGGCCTTACTAAAAGCTCAGCCCAAATGGGGGAGCAGAGACCGTAACTTTGTTGCCGAGAACACCTATGAGGTAGTTCGAAATAAGCG harbors:
- a CDS encoding RrF2 family transcriptional regulator, yielding MISKKAKYALKALTRLTLNYETRKPLLISEISETENIPKKFLEAILLELRNNGILQSQKGKGGGYLLKLPPAEVKIARIIRVIDGPIAPLLCVSLHFYDKCEDCSSEEACKIRPLMQQIRDANLTVYENTTLQDLTYNV